One Streptomyces fagopyri DNA window includes the following coding sequences:
- a CDS encoding LacI family DNA-binding transcriptional regulator, whose amino-acid sequence MTTRLADIAAQAGVSEATVSRVLNGKPGVAATTRQSVLAALDVLGYERPVRLRQRSEGLVGLITPELENPIFPALAQVIGQALTRQGYTPVLATQTPGGSTEDELTEMLVDRGVAGIIFVSGLHADTSADMQRYEQLRAQGVPFVLVDGFSPKVQAPFISPDDRAAMDLAVTHLVSLGHTHIGLALGPKRFVPVQRKIEGFVRTMQEQLGLAPADVEERLVQHSLYTLEGGQAAAAALIERDCTAVVCASDMMALGAIRAARGRGLDVPKDISVVGFDDSPLIAFTDPPLTTIRKPVPAMGQAAVRTLLEEIGGTPAPHSEFVFMPELVVRGSTASAPGDRNRP is encoded by the coding sequence GTGACCACACGGCTTGCCGACATCGCAGCCCAGGCGGGGGTCAGTGAGGCGACTGTCAGCCGCGTCCTGAACGGGAAGCCGGGCGTCGCCGCGACCACCCGCCAGTCCGTCCTGGCCGCGCTCGACGTACTGGGCTACGAGCGCCCCGTCCGGCTGCGGCAGCGCAGCGAGGGCCTGGTGGGCCTGATCACCCCCGAGCTGGAGAACCCGATATTCCCCGCGCTGGCGCAGGTCATCGGGCAGGCGCTGACCCGCCAGGGGTACACCCCGGTCCTCGCGACCCAGACACCGGGCGGCTCGACCGAGGACGAGCTGACGGAGATGCTCGTCGACCGGGGAGTCGCCGGCATCATCTTCGTCTCCGGGCTGCACGCGGACACCTCGGCGGACATGCAGCGCTACGAGCAGCTGCGCGCCCAGGGGGTCCCCTTCGTCCTGGTCGACGGGTTCTCGCCGAAGGTGCAGGCGCCGTTCATCTCGCCCGACGACCGCGCGGCGATGGACCTGGCGGTCACGCACCTCGTCTCGCTCGGGCACACCCACATCGGGCTCGCCCTGGGTCCGAAGCGGTTCGTGCCCGTGCAGCGCAAGATCGAGGGTTTCGTGCGCACGATGCAGGAACAGTTGGGGCTCGCTCCCGCCGACGTCGAGGAGCGACTGGTCCAGCACTCGCTGTACACCCTGGAGGGCGGGCAGGCCGCGGCCGCCGCGCTCATCGAACGGGACTGCACGGCGGTCGTCTGCGCCAGCGACATGATGGCCCTCGGGGCGATACGGGCGGCGCGCGGGCGCGGTCTGGACGTACCGAAGGACATATCCGTCGTGGGCTTCGACGACTCGCCGCTGATCGCCTTCACCGACCCGCCCCTGACGACGATCCGCAAGCCGGTGCCGGCCATGGGGCAGGCGGCGGTACGGACGCTGCTGGAGGAGATCGGGGGGACTCCGGCACCGCACAGCGAGTTCGTGTTCATGCCGGAACTGGTGGTGCGCGGGTCGACCGCTTCGGCCCCTGGGGACCGGAATCGTCCCTGA
- a CDS encoding extracellular solute-binding protein gives MRRGIAATALVASLALAATACGGSDSGSDKSDGPTTITWWDTSNATNEAPTYKALAQQFEKANPDIKVKYVNVPFDQAQNKFDTAAGASGAPDILRSEVGWTPAFAKKGYFLPLDGTEALADQAKFQPSLIEQAKYDGKTYGVPLVTDTLALVYNKALYKKAGITEAPKTWDDLKKAAATIKQKTGVDGYWGSTQAYYAQSFLYGEGTDTVDASAKKITVNSAAAQKAYGTWQGLFSGKGLHKADTTADAYAHIQDAFVNGKVASIVQGPWEITNFYKGSAFTDKANLGIATVPAGSTGKAGAPTGGHNLSVYAGSDKAHQAASLKFVKFMTSAASQSTIALKNSTLPTRDDAYTSAVKADPGIAGYQTVLAAAQPRPALPEYSSLWGPLDTELPKIAGGKESLDKGLNNVELAIAKLVPDFSK, from the coding sequence ATGCGGCGTGGCATAGCGGCCACCGCGCTGGTGGCGTCCCTCGCCCTCGCGGCGACGGCCTGCGGCGGCAGTGACAGCGGCAGCGACAAGTCGGACGGCCCCACCACCATCACCTGGTGGGACACCTCCAACGCCACCAATGAGGCGCCGACGTACAAGGCACTGGCCCAGCAGTTCGAGAAGGCCAATCCGGACATCAAGGTCAAGTACGTCAACGTCCCCTTCGACCAGGCGCAGAACAAGTTCGACACGGCCGCCGGCGCCTCCGGCGCCCCGGACATCCTGCGCTCCGAGGTCGGCTGGACCCCGGCCTTCGCCAAGAAGGGCTACTTCCTGCCGCTGGACGGCACCGAGGCCCTCGCGGACCAGGCCAAGTTCCAGCCGAGCCTGATCGAGCAGGCCAAGTACGACGGCAAGACGTACGGTGTCCCGCTGGTGACCGACACCCTCGCGCTCGTCTACAACAAGGCGCTGTACAAGAAGGCGGGCATCACCGAAGCCCCCAAGACCTGGGACGACCTGAAGAAGGCCGCCGCCACGATCAAGCAGAAGACGGGCGTCGACGGCTACTGGGGCTCGACCCAGGCCTACTACGCGCAGTCGTTCCTCTACGGCGAGGGCACCGACACCGTCGACGCCTCCGCGAAGAAGATCACCGTGAACTCGGCCGCCGCGCAGAAGGCGTACGGGACCTGGCAGGGCCTGTTCTCCGGCAAGGGACTGCACAAGGCCGACACCACCGCCGACGCCTACGCCCACATCCAGGACGCGTTCGTCAACGGCAAGGTCGCCTCGATCGTCCAGGGCCCCTGGGAGATCACGAACTTCTACAAGGGCTCGGCCTTCACCGACAAGGCCAACCTCGGGATCGCCACCGTCCCGGCCGGCTCCACCGGCAAGGCGGGCGCCCCGACCGGCGGCCACAACCTCTCCGTCTACGCCGGGTCCGACAAGGCCCACCAGGCGGCGTCGCTGAAGTTCGTGAAGTTCATGACCTCGGCCGCCTCGCAGTCGACGATCGCGCTCAAGAACTCCACGCTGCCCACCCGTGACGACGCCTACACCAGCGCGGTCAAGGCCGACCCGGGCATCGCCGGCTACCAGACGGTGCTCGCCGCCGCCCAGCCGCGGCCCGCGCTGCCCGAGTACAGCTCGCTGTGGGGCCCGCTCGACACCGAGCTGCCGAAGATCGCGGGTGGCAAGGAGTCCCTGGACAAGGGCCTGAACAACGTCGAACTGGCGATCGCCAAGCTGGTCCCGGACTTCAGCAAGTGA
- a CDS encoding sugar ABC transporter permease codes for MSTTTLRTSPADQVPTGTKPSARPRGRGRRGLLGSLTSHGILIVASLIALFPIAWLVFLSLGPDKDDYLHPGRIWDKMTFDNYTFVLQHTNFFEWMKSSLIVSLGTTVIGVLVAATTGYAVSRMRFPGYRKFMWVLLVTQMFPIAVLIVPMYEILSDLQLIDSYVGLVLVYCSTAVPYSAWLLKGYFDTIPFEIDEAGRVDGLSPFGTFFRLILPLAKPGLAVAAFYNFITAFGEVAFASTFMLDDSKYTFAVGLQSFVSEHDAQRNLMAATAVLIAIPVSAFFYLVQKNLVTGLTAGGTKG; via the coding sequence ATGAGTACCACCACCCTTCGGACGTCTCCGGCCGACCAGGTCCCCACCGGCACAAAGCCGTCCGCCAGGCCCCGCGGACGCGGCCGGCGCGGGCTCCTCGGCTCGCTCACCTCGCACGGCATCCTGATCGTCGCGAGCCTGATCGCGCTGTTCCCGATCGCCTGGCTGGTCTTCCTGTCCCTCGGCCCGGACAAGGACGACTACCTCCACCCCGGACGCATCTGGGACAAGATGACGTTCGACAACTACACCTTCGTGCTCCAGCACACGAACTTCTTCGAGTGGATGAAGAGTTCGCTCATCGTCTCGCTCGGGACCACGGTCATCGGTGTGCTGGTCGCGGCGACCACCGGCTACGCGGTGTCCCGCATGCGCTTCCCCGGCTACCGGAAGTTCATGTGGGTCCTCCTGGTCACCCAGATGTTCCCGATCGCCGTACTCATCGTGCCGATGTACGAGATCCTCTCGGACCTCCAGCTCATCGACAGCTACGTCGGTCTCGTCCTCGTCTACTGCTCGACGGCGGTGCCCTACAGCGCCTGGCTGCTCAAGGGCTACTTCGACACCATCCCGTTCGAGATCGACGAGGCCGGACGCGTCGACGGGCTGAGCCCCTTCGGCACCTTCTTCCGGCTGATCCTGCCGCTCGCCAAGCCGGGCCTCGCGGTCGCCGCCTTCTACAACTTCATCACCGCCTTCGGTGAGGTCGCGTTCGCCTCCACGTTCATGCTCGACGACTCGAAGTACACCTTCGCGGTGGGCCTGCAGAGTTTCGTCAGCGAGCACGACGCGCAGCGCAACCTGATGGCCGCCACGGCGGTGCTGATCGCGATACCCGTCTCGGCGTTCTTCTACCTCGTGCAGAAGAACCTCGTCACCGGTCTCACCGCCGGCGGAACGAAGGGCTGA
- a CDS encoding carbohydrate ABC transporter permease, with the protein MTVAIDRATGKRVGDRGSRPGPFQRLKRGYQKYWYAYAMIAPVVVVLGGLVLYPLVRGLYLTLTDANSLNSARTIGVNHIDATYKFIGFDNYKDILWGPTSYDRFWSHFIWTIVWTALCVALHYCIGLGLALLLNQKMRGRTFYRLLLVLPWAVPTFVTVFGWRFMLADGGVINTMLDAVHLPSPLWLEDTFWQRFAAIMVNTWCGVPFMMVSLLGGLQSIDATLYEAAEMDGANAWQRFRFVTLPGLRSVSSTVVLLGIIWTFNQFAVIFLLFGNTAPDAQILVTWAYYLGFGQQPRDFAQSAAYGMLLLAILIVFTSFYRRWLNRNDQQLAI; encoded by the coding sequence ATGACAGTCGCCATCGACCGAGCGACCGGAAAGCGTGTCGGTGACCGCGGGTCACGCCCCGGTCCGTTCCAGCGTCTCAAGCGCGGGTACCAGAAGTACTGGTACGCGTACGCGATGATCGCCCCGGTGGTCGTCGTGCTCGGCGGACTGGTGCTGTATCCGCTGGTGCGGGGCCTCTACCTGACGCTCACGGACGCCAACAGCCTCAACTCCGCCCGCACGATCGGCGTCAACCACATCGACGCCACGTACAAGTTCATCGGCTTCGACAACTACAAGGACATCCTGTGGGGCCCGACGTCGTACGACCGCTTCTGGTCGCACTTCATCTGGACCATCGTGTGGACGGCGCTCTGTGTCGCCCTCCACTACTGCATCGGCCTCGGCCTCGCCCTGCTGCTCAACCAGAAGATGCGCGGCCGCACCTTCTACCGGCTGCTCCTGGTGCTGCCCTGGGCCGTGCCGACGTTCGTCACCGTCTTCGGCTGGCGCTTCATGCTCGCGGACGGCGGCGTCATCAACACCATGCTCGACGCGGTGCACCTGCCGTCGCCGCTGTGGCTGGAGGACACCTTCTGGCAGCGGTTCGCGGCGATCATGGTCAACACCTGGTGCGGTGTGCCCTTCATGATGGTCTCGCTCCTCGGCGGCCTGCAGTCCATCGACGCCACGCTGTACGAGGCCGCGGAGATGGACGGCGCGAACGCCTGGCAGCGGTTCCGCTTCGTCACCCTGCCGGGCCTCAGGTCGGTCAGCTCCACCGTCGTCCTGCTCGGCATCATCTGGACGTTCAACCAGTTCGCCGTGATCTTCCTGCTGTTCGGCAACACCGCCCCGGACGCGCAGATCCTCGTCACCTGGGCCTACTACCTCGGCTTCGGCCAACAGCCGCGCGACTTCGCGCAGTCGGCGGCCTACGGCATGCTGCTGCTGGCCATCCTGATCGTCTTCACCTCCTTCTACCGCCGCTGGCTGAACCGCAATGACCAGCAGCTCGCGATCTGA